The proteins below are encoded in one region of Apium graveolens cultivar Ventura chromosome 4, ASM990537v1, whole genome shotgun sequence:
- the LOC141716896 gene encoding uncharacterized protein LOC141716896, which yields MEKAFGLVEVKDDKKAQYASYYLKDEASYWSESTKALLEGEAISWQKFTELFLEKYLPSYMHDQLEMRFMDLKQENMTIAEYEVKFLELERFVPEYMNTEAMDILKRIFRYKLKNMRHKKAKIFQQGLKPWIRSQVALLEIRTYAALVQKTMIVEGEREATKRVSEGNKRKFENSEQDQGSSKFRGKFGRNAGSLNPKFRKFNPGNGNQKNHFQKAGQSTKDSRPQIQDCKTCGKRHPGRCNKLNVTCFKCNQKGHYSSECTGGLGKPKMIYFKCGKVGHMARNCKEPV from the coding sequence atggaaaaagcctttggGTTAGTggaagttaaggatgataagaagGCGCAATATGCAAGTTATTATCTTAAGGATGAGGCTAGTTACTGGTCGGAATCTACTAAGGCATTGCTAGAAGGAGAAGCCATTTCTTGGCAGAAGTTTACGGAGCtattcttggagaagtacttACCAAGTTACATGCATGATCAGTTAGAGATGAGATTTATGGATTTAAAGCAAGAGAATATGACGATAGCAGAGTACGAGGTAAAGTTTTTAGAGTTGGAAAGGTTTGTGCCCGAGTATATGAATACAGAAGCCATGGATATCCTCAAGAGGATATTCAGGTACAAGTTGAAGAACATGAGACACAAGAAAGCTAAAATATTTCAACaaggacttaagccatggattcgTAGTCAAGTGGCTCTTCTTGAAATAAGGACTTACGCTGCTTTGGTACAGAAAACCATGATCGTAGAAGGAGAAAGAGAAGCAACAAAAAGGGTAAgtgaaggaaataaaagaaagTTTGAGAATTCAGAACAAGATCAGGGAAGTTCcaagtttagagggaagtttggaaGGAATGCTGGAAGTCTGAACCCGAAATTCCGGAAGTTTAATCCTGGAAATGGTAATCAAAAGAATCATTTTCAGAAAGCTGGACAGTCGACGAAGGATAGTAGACCCCAGATTCAGGATTGCAAGACTTGCGGAAAGAGACACCCTGGAAGATGTAATAAGCTCAACGTGAcgtgtttcaagtgtaaccagaaaggacATTATTCATCTGAATGCACGGGTGGTCTGGGAAAGCcaaaaatgatttattttaagTGTGGGAAAGTTGGCCATATGGcaaggaattgcaaggagcctgtttag